From Bactrocera oleae isolate idBacOlea1 chromosome 4, idBacOlea1, whole genome shotgun sequence:
caggcagacagacgggcagaatgacggacatggctaaatcgactcagttcgtcaccccgatcatgtatatatatatatattttctagggtctacgattttttttttctacaaacttcgtgtcaaacaTTATGTACTCGATTCAGCTTatgaaaaatacattatttcaaTCACATTTTGACATAGGTATGCTAAGTTAAATGTATTTTGCGCTTGACAACAACtttgagaaataaaatatttttaatttatatgtatgaaaCTGCTATCTGTAGCTGTAACTGCTatcatttacaattttatttaactcaCCTGCATTGGGCGTGGTGGTGCTGGACGCGGCGGTGGCACCTTCGATTTCTTTGGTGGCAATGCTGGACTTGGCGACTCAGGCCTCGGTGGTGGTCCAGATTTTTGGGCATTTGGGCTCAACACTTGACCCTGTCCGGTAGGTGCATGTAACGCGGCAAATGGATCACTTCCGAAGTCATCTTTACCCGGTAGCTATAATGTAAACAATTAAGCTATTATATAAGAACAAATTTGTACTAGGATTAGCCGTCTAACGCACCTCAGGCGTTATAGCATTACTAGGTTTATTTGCGAAAGCATCTCCGCCGAAGGGATCCTTTGATGGTTGACTGAAGCCGCTATTGCTACCAAAACCATCAAATCCGCTTTCACCAAATCCACTTGTAGCCGTAAAGCTATCATCAAATCCACTGCGTCCAATAGTTGTAATGCCGCTATTAGCTGTGAAAGGGTCATTGCCAAAGCCGTTACTGGCGAATCCGTTTGTAGTTTTCGTTGCTGATTCCATAGTACTGTTTTCCCCAAATGGATCGTCCGCTTTCGGTTCCTCAATTTTCTTTTCAAGTATTTGACGCGCTTCATTGAAGTCTGGTTCGATTTTTAATTGATACTCGGATACTAACTCTGCGTCTTGATTTGAGATGGCCGCACGACACATCAACAATGCATCAGTCATTTGACGTTGAGTTTCCATTAATTGTGTTACCAACGAGCGTACCTATGGTTAAAAGTGAAGTATGCgatcttttgtattttaaataaaaaatattacaaatatatattcataccgAACTTATTTGTAATTGGGTATTTTGTAAATGTTGTGTTAGCTTTTGCAGCTCTCGATTATTTTGATCATACTCCTTTTGCAACGCAGCTTCCTCGTCTTTCAATTTTTGCAACTCAGAGCGTTTTGCATTAAGTTCACCCTCTTGCTCGTTTATGGTTTCCTCTTGTTTTTGACATTGATCACGTATTTTGGTCACCTAAAATGAAATGATCATGTCTTACATTTTGGGATGAGAcgttaaaaatataagcaaactaCACGTATACTTGTTtccaatttacaaattttatatagtcCAATTACAATGTGCAATGCAAACAAACACTAAACTCAACTATAATATttggcgattttttttttgtgttgacatacatacatacaatgaaGGTTATATTAGCTAAGTATTTTTGTacgaaaaattgtaatatttttaattaataacgaTTACAACAAGGACAGATTAAGTAATATATGACTAAATTCAGTGGCAATAACACGAAATAAACGAAACAATAGCAAAACAAATCATAGGAAAATCATAAATCAAACAAACCTGAACTCTTAACTGAGTTATATCTAAAGTCAAGTTTTTTAGTACCGTCTGGTAGTCAATGCTCTAATGAgtatgttttttgttaattttgtcaATCGATTTCGAGCAATGATgcgaattttttgattttttggtaGTAAAAGTGGGTGCAAAGAAATGAGGATCATAATGCAAGGCACACACGCACGGCGaagtaaaattagaaatatatgtGCAGCAATTTTGTATGTTTTCACatatgaaagaaataaaaataataataaattccaatttgaataaaaatttaaaaaattgctttcgATCAAGCAAGCTTAAACGTTTAAATGCAGTAAATGAGTTATTGAGTTGTATTTAAATGAGACACTCAGCATTTACCTGTGCTTTCAAGTCATCTAAACGTTTCTGTGCCTCGCCACGTTGATTTTCCAACTGTTTTAGTGTAGCTGACAATGTGTCTAATTCGctctaaaaacataaatattctttaatttcaacatttgttAATATGTACGCATTTATAGCTAACCTGTAGGCTACGAACTTCTCCCGATTTTATGCGTATATCTGCTTCTTTCTGTGCAATTTCTGTTTCCAAAGCACGACGCTCCTTGGCAAGCTCTTCAATTTCCTTGGATATCATCTCTAGCTCAGGATTGGAATATGTCGGTTTAGGTTCCTATTTACGAATTGTTTATGAGAATattaatatacgtaaaataaatgtgttaatGCGATTTACTTGTGGTTGCAAATCAACGCCAGATACGATGCTACGCATAGATGGTGGTACCATATTGGCTGTCAGTACTTGAGGTGGCTCAATGCCCTTTTGTTTACGTTCCACCATCCACATAGCCAAAGCGAATTGCTCAAGAGTTAATTTTCCTGACTGATTTGTGTCACAAAGAGCCCtgtgaaaatataattattttataattagtaTAAAATGCAAGTTAGCCTATTTACcatgtaataataatatttattgctataatagttttgcatattttgattTCGTTTTATACTCACCAAATGTGCGCTAAACAGTTTTGCGGTACGCCTGATTGTATGAACACATTCTTCACTTCAAGCCCCGATACAAGTCCATCCTTGTCTCGGTCTGAATCTCTGAATGTTATTTCAAAACGTTTCAGCTCGGCTGGACTAACAACCCAATCAGCACTAGCTGTTACGGAAGGTGGCGCACCGATGGGTATTAGCGGATCGGTTGATATAAGCGGTTGGGACTGCACACCACTTGCACCGACAGGTGGAACACGTGTCATTGTTGGTATCGCGACAGGCAGCGGTGGTATAGCTGGTGGAGGTGCTATATCTTTGGGAAAGTTGGCCACAAAACCGCCATCCCCAAATCCTTCACCACTTGGGGCACGCGGCATCGTTGCCGAATTGCTTGACACAATTGGCGGAGCGGGCTTTGGGGGTGGCCCACCACCGGAATTAGGCTTGCGCAACTCTGGTGGTAGCACATCTGGCACGGTGCGTTTTTCCAATGTTTGATAAACTAGATGCATTGCCACGATAAATTCATGCTTATCCAGGTTGCCATCTTTGTCCTGATCAGCTAAGTCCCAAATTTTTCCCAAAGTATCCATAGGCAGTTTCGAGTCCATGAGCACACCTTTGACTTTGTTGCCCGGCAACATTCCGTTAATGGGTTTTAATGTCTCGAAAAGTTGCTCATATTTCAAACGATCTATGACACTAATAGACCAATCGCCACTTATAATCCCTCCGCTAGCCACTGGAACTGTTTGTATGCGAGGTGGTAAAATTTTTGGGATATCACCCTAGTGAATAAAAAACCAAGCAATCAGaacatatttttgttgatttttcaatatgtgcattttaattatttcataacaaaaactaaataaataaaacgaaatatataTTAGTCGTGGAATAATATGTAGTTGtgtaatcaaaattaaatagtattaCATTAATctattttatgtattatttagaaattttgtACTTACAACTTTTGGTGGATTCGCTGtttctgtatatatattactcATATTTATCACTTGACCTGCCTGAGCCAGTGATACGAGTTTTAACGCAACAAAGAAACCAGGTTTATCCAAAAACCCCTTTCCGTTAGGATCTGATAAATCCCAAACTCGGCTAAGCACAACATCACTAAGaccagatttttttaaaaatttcgctgCCGTCATGGCTTCTATAGCACCAGAACCCTTTGGGTCAATCTACACATTTACAAACACAAATTAAACCTTTAACACGACAAAAGTATAAGTAAAAATCAATAGGCGTATCCGCTGCACAGCGGTTATACGCAACAGAACAAATTATTCCATGTCAACCCTCCTCCGTACCTGTTTGTAATATGCCTCATAAATGGCAGCGTGTTTGCCGCACAATTTCGCAAAGTCtaaattcattatttaaatCCAGTGTACTCTTTCTCAATCCAACACAACTTCGACGGCAAATTAATCTGTACTATGAAGATACGATGATACTTCTGTTCATTCAAGAAGAAAACTTTTCCAAAATTCTCTTATCACAAAATCGATAAACAGAAAAATTCTGACAGTTGTAAATCGATTTTGTCTTAACACACATAACGACTTATATACCTTAATACTTCTGTAGAGTTGCTTGAATGGTCTAATTTATTTCGAATGCCAAATAGTCTAATTGTAGTATTaatgtaaaaactatatttttgaatagcaagagaaattgaataaaatcttCTTCATACAACGTGCAAATGTTACCAATAAGAGCACtatgtcaataaaaatttacGGAAATTCATTCATTAGGTATATACACCTCTCTTCaaaaatttgttacaaattatTCATTAACTAGCATTGCAACTCTGACATCACACCTTTATTCTATCcttcgttatttttttatatgcatcAAGTTTTTGCGTTAATTCTATTCTTTTAACATGAATTCATTGAATTCcttcaaacaaatttgaattctcACTTCAATTGAACTTTGCATTAACTTCACAATTGGTAATattcactttttatttcaaatttgactattatatttgattaaatTACTTTACGACAGcatttttcaatacattttcTAGAGATAGCAGCTGTTTGTCGCAACTTGGGATTGATAATTTTATATGACGTTATCGAAATTATTGATATGACATTGCCACGATTAGTATTCTGTTCTGTTATATTACTACACTCAGACCTATTCATCAATAAAATGTGTGTACATTAAAAATTAGACGTCATATATTACTTGCTTTGTGAAAATTATAGGAGTTTTTACATATACAGATATGTAAATTTACTTAACCATAACAAAAATAGCATTAAACTTAAACAAGTAAATTGCcgtttttcattaaataaaattaaagaaaatcaacctattacaaaaactttttttttcttaatttcggAATTTGCGTCGTacacaaaatgtttaaaattttattctgtTCAATTTGCTtagttttacatatattatttataataatatatttttgtctaatgaaaatttaatttattcatgtttataattaaaaaaatttcccttATTTTTTGACTGTGTATATAACACTTTAACATTACCAATTCTACAGAGCAGTGTGGCAACGCTCAAATATCTTTTGTTTATACCGCTTTTATTTTTCCGCAAACTTGGTATTaccattaataaaatttaaaaaatactacgAAAGTAAATTACACAAACTAAAAGACGTTAAAAATGTCCGAAGAAAGTAAAACAGGAAATATAGAATCCGAAATGGATGAAACCCAATTGGCAGATGTAACGGAAAATAAAATAGTCAATGAAACAAATTGCGAAAATGTGAACTTACATGTGGAAGCCCACGATATCATTGACAAAAGTGACGAAAGGCCATGTATTGTTGAAGATGTTAGCGCTCTAAGTGCTGGAGTTAGCGATAAAACTAACGAATGTactacacaaaacaaaaacataaataaaatggaaattgcaGGATCAAGCGAACATCGTACAACAAGTTCTGAGAAGAGTGAAGAAATGGATGTAGCAGAATTAACGGAGGACACAGACATAGCATCAAAAAATGATGAAGTTGTTTGTATGAATAAAGAAAATAGGGTAGCTGATCATATAATTGGTTTTTCACCTTCTATCGAGACAAATGATGTACAGTTAGAATCAGAAAAAGTATTAGAAGGTTTATTAAGTAAATCGTCTGTACAAAAAAGTGATAACCAAATGGAACCTATGGAAATAGACACTCATAATTTACCAATTTCTGGAAGCCTTAGTGATGAAGGAAATGAGGATAGCCAAGAATCATTGCCACTCGTAATTGATGAAAAACCATCTTCCCCCAATGAAACAAACATAGAAGCTCCTTTGCCTTCTCTCCAAGTTAATAACTCTAATCCCAATGAGCTAACTATAGATAACAGTAACAGTCCAACAACAAACAATGAAAATTTGGCGATTGACAAGCTAAAACGCAACCAGTGTGCAACTGAAAATATCATTGAAATAGATGATGACAATGAAGAAACAAAAACAGAGGAGGACCCAGATGTGGAAATAACTGAAACAAGGAGCGCTTCCTATATTCCAGTAATCGAAatagatgatgatgatgatgatgaaaatgaaaatcgactAGAAGATAGTACGCAGAATGATAACGTAAATTGTGAGGAATCCACTTCATCTACGCTTACAAAAACTGCTACTGCTTTATCTTACGAAAATAGTGATAATAGTAGCCATAAAGACCACGTTGAAGTGGGCACAATTATAGATAACACAAAGTATTCATCTATTAAAGAATCAGTTGCAAAACCAGATTTATTAATGGAAACTGCAGTACCACCACAAGCTCGCGAATCAGACGATATGGAACAGATTGAAATTTTCTACAACCAGGAGTGCATTAATCACGATTGTCCCCGGAACCACAAACAGTTTTTCTTAGTACCCCAATTCGCTTTAAGCCACTTTAAAGTAAAGAAGAGACGTAGCCAAAAGCAATATATTTGCGCAGAATGTTATGACTGTGCTCTTGACACATATGAGGTAAGTATGCATattgttttgtaaaatattaaattacaaaaaaaatattttctaggaATACTGCGGTTTAATGAAAGCTAAACAAcctttacttttaaaaaatattaatgtgcaAGGTCCTGAGTTTGTGGAAATCACAGACAGCAGTGACGATGATGACGAAACGTCTACAATGCAACAAATTCAAAcaggtatacaagtatacatacatacatatatataggtatacaatgAATTTCCTGCTGattactacttttttttttagtgaaagGATCATTTTCTCAGGCGAATTTAGATCTGATAGAAGCTGAACTGGAAAGCTCGATTAAAAATGTACTCGAAAAATTAGAAATACAAAACCAGTTAACTTggtcaaaaacaattttagagACTCGTACGCGTAGACTGGAAGAGGAATCGAAGCTAAATGATGAATTATTGCGATCATTACAGAGAAAGGCTGATCAGATGTACAGTTCACTTTACCAATGTCCGAAAATAAGATTACGACAGTTCCAACCTTTGGATTTGAACACCAATTTACCTTATTCGTTCCCTGAAGTCACAGTacgttgttttttgtttgataaatTTCTGACAAATCGTAATAATTGTTCTTATTTCTTAGCCTTGTCCGCCAGTTGGAGAAATATTACGACCACCTATCgaaattaatcaaatttattATGCTGTAAAGAATAAGGCAATAGCTAGCTGGGTGCCCTGTAAGGTGGTTGAGCAAGTGGAATCTAGCTCAATTTTAGGCTCGCATTCTAAGGTGTCGAattataaagtgaaatttttaaagctgCAGTATCAAATGGTGAAAACAGTATCGGCGAAACATTTAGCCTACTATGATCCGCCCAAATTCCGACTTCCCATAGGTAAATATCACCCTAGATAAACCCTTGCGATATTTGTTTGACATCTGAATTTACTTCCCTTAAAGGTTCACGTGTAATTGCTTACTTCGATGCCACTTCTTTGTCGCGAGGTAAAGAAAAAATGATGATACAAAGTGCTTTTTACCCAGGAATTATTGCTGAACCTTTGAAACCAAACAACAAATACCggtattttacataaatatttttaatttttttattttatttgtttttttttttttaattaataacattaacataatttttaggTATTTAATATTCTATGATGATGGTTACACTCAATATGTTTCGCACAAAGATGTTCGTTTGGTGTGCAACGTTTCCGAACATGTGTGGGAGGACGTACATCCTGCATCTCgagaatttatacaaaaatacctAACTCAATACTCCATCAACCGGCCAATGGTGCAGACTCAGAAAGGGCAAAGTATGACCACGGAGTCAAATGGCAAATGGATTTATGCACGAGTTGTAGATATTGATTGCAGCTTAATACAAATGCAATTCGAGGGGCCAAAAAGTCATACGGAGTGGATTTATAGAGGATCGCTGCGTTTGGGACCAGTTTTTAAGGAGTATCAGAAAACATTACAAAAGGATACACTACCTTTACCCCGACTAGCCAGGGTAAAGAAACAACTGTGTGCAGCACTTTGCCGATTGATTAaactttatgtattttattagcGCACTGAACCATTTATTCGTTACACCGCTGATGAGGAGGCAACTACCGCGCAACAGGAGCAAGTAAAGGAGCGCGAACGTGAACGTGTGTCGTCCACTGAGCCACGAGCAGTTGCTAAAAAGAGCGTGAGTCGTTTATCAACCGATTCAATAACAGCAAGTAGTACGCAATCGCATGCGTCGTCATTACCCACTGTGCGTCATTTGAACAACTCTACTATTTACCTTGAAGATGAAAACAAGCCGAAAGGAAAAGTAGGCTGCAccgttttatttttgagataatTGTATGCTAAgagaaatttctttatttttaggtTGTCTACTATACTGCTAAGCGAGATTTGCCACCATTAACATATCGCGCTCATAAATGCTCATCATCTTGTTTATTTAAGATTCCGCATAACCTCAGCGCCTACAGTCCACTGTCTAAACCGTTGCTCTCTGGTTGGGAACGCCCTATATTGCGcttgaagaataaaaaaatagtggCCTACCGTGGACCGTGTGGAAAAATTATGCGCAATATGGAGGAAGTTCGTCGTTACCTTCGTGTAACTGATAACACACTTAATGTTGATAATTTCGACTTCCATCATGAAACCAGTTGTTTGGCAGAGTACGTAATCGAATCAGCTATTGTACAAAAACGCGATATTTCAGGTGGCCAAGAAAAAATGGCGATACCCTTAGTTAACTATTATGATAATACATTGCCACCTGAGTGTGAATACGCCGCACAACGTATACCGACAGATGGTGTAAATCTCAATTTAGATCCAGAATTTTTGGTCGGTTGTGACTGCGAAGGAGACTGTTCGGTAGTTagccaaaagaaaaaaacaatgtGTCTAATTctcaatatatttaacattttcctTCAAGGATAAAGAAAAGTGTTCCTGTTGGCAACTCACCTATGCAGGCGCCAAGTATGGAAACCCAAATACACCAGTGGCAGAAATCGGTTATCAATATAAGCGTTTGTATGAGCACGTTCCGACAGGAATTTATGAATGTAATTCAAGGTCAGTTCACTCAATTGTTCGTACCTATGCATGTTAATAAGTCGTATTTATGGATAACTATTTTTAGGTGTAAATGCAAAGCGAACTGCTTAAATCGTGTAGCACAGCAGAATTTAGCTATGAAACTTCAAGTATTTAAAACCTCAAATCGTGGATGGGGCTTGCGTTGCATAAACGATGTGCCCAGAGGCAgctttgtttgtatatatgctgGTCACTTGCTAACCGAAGCAAAAGCAAATGAAGTAAGAATCTACTTATAGGAATTACTAGaattttcgtttaaaatttGTGTTGCTAGGGTGGGTTAGATGCCGGCGACGAATATTTCGCAGAATTAGATTACATAGAAGTAGCGGAACAAATAAAGGAGGGTTACGAATCAGACGTTGAACCTCCGGAGATTGAAGAAGAGGAggtttgcatataaaaataatgtttgcaaattaaataaaactattttgtatgcatatatataattaggATACATATGCCCCAGATCCAGAAGATGATGATGAGTTCACACCAAGTAAATCGTTCTTAACACGCGCCAAAAATAAGGCACAGAAACTGACACGTAGCAGTTCGACTCAAAACACGGATGAAGACTCGCAAGAACGtcaagtaattaattttaatcccAACGCGGATATGAATGAAGATTCCACACGAGAATCGTAAGATCTCAGTTTTAATATAGCTAATACATCttgtattttcaataatatgcaatattttttagatcTATACGAGGCCTATTTGGAAAGGATGAGGCGTGTTACGTAATGGACGCAAAAACCATAGGAAATCTTGGACgctattttaatgtaattacaaTTCTCCTATGTTAAACACTTTATGCAATTTATGGTTTTTTATTTACAGCACTCATGTTCACCCAATCTCTTCGTACAAAACGTTTTTGTCGACACCCATGACTTGAGATTCCCTTGGGTAGCATTCTTTTCCTCCACTAATATTCGGGCCGGTACGGAACTGACTTGGAATTATAATTATGAAGTTGGCGTAGTGCCCGGAAAAGTACTATACTGTCAATGTGGTGCACCAAATTGTCGTCTGCGTcttctataaataaaaatttcaaaattaagtttcaattttgtttatgtggagaaataaaaaaaaacatgtgaatctctgataatttttcttaatctaTTTGGAAATGAAGTAAAGTAAATCATTCATCGATATCGGTATCGTTGTGGTTTTCACCCACCGCTATACGTTGTAGATGTAATTTTAGAGCATTGTCTGACTTTAAATGCGCCATATTAATATACTGATTGTTTCCACAGCCAGCAACAggacaactaaaaaaaaaaaggtttaattCATATACATGTATTGTACCATaagcaaattatattttataccgAAGTTTTGGTTTAATTTGTATTGCGTCCTGTATACTGGTCCTTTCA
This genomic window contains:
- the Eps-15 gene encoding epidermal growth factor receptor substrate 15-like 1 isoform X3, whose protein sequence is MNLDFAKLCGKHAAIYEAYYKQIDPKGSGAIEAMTAAKFLKKSGLSDVVLSRVWDLSDPNGKGFLDKPGFFVALKLVSLAQAGQVINMSNIYTETANPPKVGDIPKILPPRIQTVPVASGGIISGDWSISVIDRLKYEQLFETLKPINGMLPGNKVKGVLMDSKLPMDTLGKIWDLADQDKDGNLDKHEFIVAMHLVYQTLEKRTVPDVLPPELRKPNSGGGPPPKPAPPIVSSNSATMPRAPSGEGFGDGGFVANFPKDIAPPPAIPPLPVAIPTMTRVPPVGASGVQSQPLISTDPLIPIGAPPSVTASADWVVSPAELKRFEITFRDSDRDKDGLVSGLEVKNVFIQSGVPQNCLAHIWALCDTNQSGKLTLEQFALAMWMVERKQKGIEPPQVLTANMVPPSMRSIVSGVDLQPQEPKPTYSNPELEMISKEIEELAKERRALETEIAQKEADIRIKSGEVRSLQSELDTLSATLKQLENQRGEAQKRLDDLKAQSIDYQTVLKNLTLDITQLRVQVTKIRDQCQKQEETINEQEGELNAKRSELQKLKDEEAALQKEYDQNNRELQKLTQHLQNTQLQISSVRSLVTQLMETQRQMTDALLMCRAAISNQDAELVSEYQLKIEPDFNEARQILEKKIEEPKADDPFGENSTMESATKTTNGFASNGFGNDPFTANSGITTIGRSGFDDSFTATSGFGESGFDGFGSNSGFSQPSKDPFGGDAFANKPSNAITPELPGKDDFGSDPFAALHAPTGQGQVLSPNAQKSGPPPRPESPSPALPPKKSKVPPPRPAPPRPMQGPARPVQPATDAFGSNTSGGGGGFADFADFDNKQASAATSLFMNKSNETVADTSVENVRESRTSIISGPTDFSDDPFKDYRYEDPFSIKDPFADDEDIDTDPEKIFKDDFSDDDKGKTSSTGFTTNSTNTQTFAVSNKSATPLSADFLDQFDAFNLNPSPVPSQQSSTSGGLTGIGFGNGGQSSISSSSKKSNSVTPIPHATGDVGSAGGDGLFDDFANFDKFDATKPKKTVALSSLGELESAFKNSKSQEPITNANNSFFDAFNDNFDNNSNRDVKASTLIGKSKANTFDPFGDSKANLDAFDAFSTSKRSDSAVVDPKGNSAITKSSKVFDDFNDNTFEDDFFKIKDNNANANFDVKLTTALADNSFGKFDAFNNSHNFTNDFDTVLNNSKNLNDNEEVKSLSVFPKDALGATALTKVQNVTTLSKVSNPDVAFAVGGTAGENGDKVAEKFAADYSKSDTFELDLQEALKRSMLEN